TGACGTGGGTAATGGCGGGGCTGGTTCTTCAAGAAACGTGAGATGCCAGAGAACAAATAGCCGTTCATGAACATGTCCGCAGTATCCGAGGCGAGAGGTTAAAGTTCGGTCACAAAACACAACGGCACTTTAATGTCACCAACATTCTCCTTCACTAGAGCTATTAGTTACTACTGTGTGCACTATTCCCGGTATCATTAGCTATGAGATCCGGGCGGTGGTAGAGAACTTCCAGACTCCCAGTAGCTCTCTGGGATGTAGACAACTGGTGCCTATAGCTTTGCCCGGGGCTCTGGGGGAAAGAAATCAGCTGATACACAAAGTGTTTACGAAACAGCTGATGACTTAGGACAATAACACTACTGTAGTAACAGTGTATGAGGCTCTTCAGGGACAATGTGGGGGCtcttaaaagagcctttgtgtttgGGGAGATTCTCAGGCTGCAGCTCACTTGCTCTTAGCCGCCTTGTGGCTCTCGGTCTTCTTGGGCAGCAGcacggcctggatgttgggcaggacgcCTCCCTGGGCGATCGTCACCCCACCCAGCAGCTTGTTCAGCTCCTCGTCGTTGCGCACTGCCAGCTGGAGGTGGCGGGGGATGATGCGGGTCTTCTTGTTGTCGCGGGCGGCGTTCCCGGCCAGCTCCAGAATCTCAGCCGTCAGATACTCCAGCACCGCGGCCAGATACACCGGGGCCCCGGCTCCCACACGCTGCGCGTAGTTCCCCTTCCTGAGGAGCCGATGTACACGGCCGACCGGGAACTGGAGTCCAGCCCGGGATGAGCGGGTCTTGGCCTTAGCCCGAGTCTTACCGCCTTGTTTACCGCGTCCTGACATTCTCACCACTAGTTATCACAAAGAACAAGATTTGGCATCTCCGCCCCTCAGTCTTGTATTTATACCCTGTAGGGACAGACTCCAGTATAAGTTATTGGTCCGCTTTCAGACCAGCCAATCCCGTTCATGTTCAGACAATCACCAATCGGTTTTCTGCGGTGCGAGCATGACGTCACTACACATCACATGACACAACTCTCCAATAGCGCACAGAGCAGGTTGTAAGACTCATTTACATGGGCTGCCTATAAATAAAGCGGTTGTGGATGTTGTGCTTATTAGACTCTGCGTAGTCTACATTGATAATGCCTGAACCAGCTAAGTCTGCACCAGCGGCCAAGAAGGGCTCCAAGAAAGCCGTGACCAAAacccagaagaaagatgggaagAAGCGTAGAA
The nucleotide sequence above comes from Mixophyes fleayi isolate aMixFle1 chromosome 6, aMixFle1.hap1, whole genome shotgun sequence. Encoded proteins:
- the LOC142159991 gene encoding histone H2A type 1-like, which produces MSGRGKQGGKTRAKAKTRSSRAGLQFPVGRVHRLLRKGNYAQRVGAGAPVYLAAVLEYLTAEILELAGNAARDNKKTRIIPRHLQLAVRNDEELNKLLGGVTIAQGGVLPNIQAVLLPKKTESHKAAKSK